The DNA segment CTGAATATACCATTTCTTCCCCATGCCCTCCTCAGCCACCTTCAGTTGCTTGCTCTTAAAaaggttgctgttgtttttaaaaggttcttttctgttctgtgattttttttttaatcagtcttCTAATGTAACTGTTTGCTGTGAGGTCTGTAGTCTGTTATATCACTACTGCTTTTTGTTAAAATAGTGTAGAAAAACCTCGAGTGCTAACTCCTTCCCGTTCCAGGGGAGCTCAGGCACAATAGCCAGGTGCCCCAGGGTACTCAGCTCCCCCTGGCTCTGAGGATGAGAAGTCAGGCTGTGTGGGCCTTGTAGGCTCTTTTGCCTCTTGGGGCCCCTAATTTTTCTGAGTTCTGGCTCATCTTTCCTCCTTAGTGGGGGCCCTGCAGTCATTGAGAGAAAAGGTGATAAGTAAAAAGGCAGCCAGAGGTGAATGCCAAAGAGACAGTGCAGTGTAATAGGAATCCAAACGGAGAATGTGGGAAACTTGGTACTGAGGAGATGGAACACCCACTCGAGTCCTAGAACACACCTATCTGGCCAGAAGTTTCCTAGAATCTCCCTGGTATCTTCTGTTCTGGGCCAGGGCTGGCCACCTGACTGTGTGCGGCTGGAGAAtgcccatctcccctctcccaaaAGGAGTTTTAAGGGTCATTATACCTAACAAGAAGGGGtctgagtgctggctgctcttttcTTGGCCCttcattcaattcccagcacccgtgtgTGATGgctgacaaccacctgtaatcccagctccaggggatctgacagttTCTTCTGCACTCCACGAGCTCCTATACTCACACGCACGaagtcacacacagacatataataaaaatataacatttaaacTTAAGAACATAGCTGGGTGtcatagcacatgcctttagtcccagcactcgggaggcagaggcaggctgatctcttgagttcaaggctagcctggtctaccaagtgagttccaggacagtcaggtatacacagagaaaccctgtcttaaagaacaaaaacaaaaaagttaacaaacaaatatatatgtatgtgtgtgtatgtgtatttacaaGAAGAGGGTGTGAGTGTGTACGCACGTGCACAGGTGCCCAGGGTGTGGCACTGGTTCCAAATAATTATTGCAAAATAATTCTGTCCCTTTCTCTTCCACCATCCCAATCTGTGTTTTGGAAGATGGATTGGTAATCCCATTGGTGGAGCTGTCAGCAAAGCAGGTGGCATTTCACATCCCATTTGAAGTGGTAGAGAAAGTTTATCCTCCAGTGCCAGAACAACTCCAACTCCGAATTGCTTTTTGGAGCTTCCCTGAGAATGAAGAGGACATTCGGTGAGTCCAAGTACTGATAATGGGCATGGAGTTCTAAGATCTCACACTGGCTGCTGGGCTTTCTGCAGAACAAAAGAGATACTGTAGTTGGAACTGCTAAGAGGAAGATAAGGGAGGCGGGAAAGTGCCCGGCTTTCTCCTAAGGAGTGCTAACAGAGTTGCCTAGAGCATGGTAGTCTCTCAGTGTCTGTGGAAGGTTATTTGCGGGGTTGTGGCCAAGTCCTCTTCTTCCCCCAGTCTGTATTCATGCCTAGCCAATGGCAGTGCGGATGAGTTTCAGCGAGGGGATCAGCTGTTCCGAATGAGGGCTGTGAAAGACCCGCTGCAGATAGGTAAGAGTTCCGACATGCCTGGAGTAACCTCTCCTTCCATCACTGGGTGAAGATTAGGACCTTTGCGGCTGGGCAAGGtcgcacatgtctttaatcctagcactcaggaggcaaaggccagcctggtctccatagtgagttctaagacagccaaggtaacagagagaccctgtcttaaaacaaaacaaaacaaaacaaaacaaaacaaaacaaacaaacaaacaaaaataaaccccaTGTGGAGTGGATTGTGTAATTCAATATGGGTCTAGGGAGGAGAGCAGAGACTTTGGTCTTGGCCAGCTACTTCTGACCTTGCCCTTGTTTCTCCCCAGGGTTCCATCTGAGCGCCACAGTGGTACCACCGCAAATGGTCCCACCCAAGGGGGCCTACAATGTAGCTGTGATGTTTGACCGCTGCCGGGTCACTTCTTGTAGCTGTACCTGTGGGGCCGGGGCCAAATGGTGCACCCATGTCGTGGCACTCTGCCTCTTCCGCATTCACAACGTGAGGCCCTCCCAATTTATCCTGGCCCTACCCTACGCTCCATTCCTCCCTTCTCTGCTGCATGCCTGGCCACAATGTGAGCCCCTTTACCTCCCCTCTGCCCATCTCTCCCCAGCTTCAGCTCCAAAACCTTTCCTCAGATGGTTCTTTGCTCCTTCAGGCATCTGCAGTCTGCCTGCGGGCTCCAGTCTCAGAGTCCCTGTCTCGGCTACAAAGGGACCAGCTTCAAAAATTTGCTCAGTACCTTATCAGTGAGCTTCCTCAGCAGGTGGGTGAGGCTGGGACATCTTCTCACTGCTGGCTTTCAGGCTTAGCCTCAGCCTTCTTCTCAGCTTTCTTGCTTCACCCTGGACTCTTTGGATTCACCTGTGCCTTGTTCTCTGTGCCTTTGTCCTTTCACCCTCAGATTCTCCCCACAGCCCAGCGTCTTCTAGACGAgctcctttcctcccagtccaCAGCCATCAACACAGTGTGTGGGGCTCCGGGTGAGTGTGTTGAGATGGAAAGCAGGGGAGCTGCCAGCACAGGGGATCACTTCCTAATGGCTCCCTGTTGTTAGGTGAGTCTGGGTCCTTAGCAATAGATAACTGATTGCCTGTCATCCGCAGACCCTACAGCAGGGCCCTCAGCTTCAGACCAGAGCACTTGGTATTTGGATGAGTCAACACTCACTGACAACATAAAGAAGACACTACATAAGTTCTGTGGCCCCTCCCCTGTGGTCTTCAGGTAAATTGCATACTAAATCTGTGGTGAGTACATACCTTCCTTAAGCCACTGGTaacctttcttccatctcattaCTGCACTGGCACGGTACCTGCGCATGGGCATCAGTGATGGGCACGGTACCTGCGCATGGGCATCAGTGATGGGCACGGTACCTGCGCATGGGCATCAGTGATGGGCACGGTACCTGCGCATGGGCTTCAGTGATGGGCACGGTACCTGCGCATGGGCATCAGTGATGGGCACGGTACCTGCGCATGGGCATCAGTGATGGGCACGGTACCTGCGCATGGGCATCAGTGATGGGCACGGTACCTACGCATGGGCATCAGTGATGGGCACGGTACCTGCGCATGGGCTTCAgtgatgactcagtggttgaTGATGATCTTGGACAGTCAGTGATTTCCTATTTGCGTAGAGCCAgagttatttttcttcctttggctGATCATactgacacagatgcagagaaagGTGAAGAAGGATTTTGTCTTTCCCCCTCTACTCTGTATTCTGGGTCAGGATCCCCTTTAGGTCAAAGCCCTGCTGTTTTTACCTCCTTCAGTCAGCAGCCCCACCTTAGTCACCTTCTTCTCTGTTCCTTTTACAGTGATGTAAACTCTATGTATCTCTCTTCCACGgaacctcctgctgctgctgagtgGGCATGTCTGCTGCGGCCTCTGAGGGGTCGAGAGCCTGAGGGTGTCTGGAACCTGCTTAGCATTGTTCGAGAGATGTTCAAGCGAAGGGACAGCAATGCTGCCCCCTTGCTGGAAATACTCACTGACCAGTGCCTCACCTATGAACAGGTAACACCTCAGGATGGGGGAGCTTTGTGGtggttccttctttccctctctcatcttattctctttttattctgACAGGAACATAGAGGAGGGTAAGGGCTTTTTAGATTTTTCTGAGCTTTTATGTACCTTACATCTCTCTTTGCCTCCAGATAACAGGCTGGTGGTATAGTGTGCGCACCTCAGCTTCACACAGCAGTGCCAGTGGTCACACAGGCCGTAGCAATGGGCAGTCAGAGGTAGCAGCCCATGCATGTGCAAGTATGTGCGACGAGATGGTTACCCTCTGGAGGCTGGCTGTGCTGGACCCTGCCCTCAGCCCTCAGCGGTGAGTCCTCCCCAGGAGTACTGTGTTCTGACAAGGACAGCCCAGGACAGCTTGCACACTGAACAGTCTGCCTGAGTATAGGGCTTTCTCTCACCTAGGGGAATGGGAAGTGCTGAGCACTGAGGTGACTACTAGAGGTTTGTAAATCCTGTTTCTAACaggctttcttcttccccttccctaaAAAGGATTCACTTTCCAAACTCCATGACTGTTGGACTGTCTTATAGTGCTGGCTCAAAAAGAGCAGGCCCTCCTCACTGTGCCCTTGCTTATATCTTTCTTTGAGGGAGAATTCCTGCTTATCTCCTTCTTCCCACTCTCAGTGCAGACTGCTTGTCGTCCCTCTAACAGCCTCCTGCCCTTTGTTCCCACAGCCGCCGGGAACTGTGTGCACAGCTGCGTCAGTGGCAACTGAAGGTGATTGAGAATGTCAAGCGGGGCCAGCACAAGAAGACCCTAGAGAGGCTCTTCCCTGGCTTCCGGCCAGCTGTGGAGGCCTGCTACTTTAACTGGGAAGAGGCTTATCCTCTTCCTGGTGTTACCTACAGTGGCACTGACCGGAAGCTAGCCCTGTGCTGGGCCCGGGCCCTGCCTGCCAGGCCAGGAGCCTCTAGATCTGGGGGCCTGGAAGAGTCCCGGCCCCGACCTCTTCCTACTGAGCCAGCTGTGAGGCCCAAGGAACCTGGGGCCAAACGCAAAGGATTGGGTGAGGGGATCTCCTCACAGCGGGGCCCCCGCCGCCTCTCTGCCGAAGGAGGAGATAAGGCTCTGCATAAGATGGGTCCAAGTGGGGGCAAAGCCAAGGTACTGGGTGGGACTGGCAGCGGGGGCAAGAGCTCAGCAGGCAGTGGGAGCAAACGGCGGCTAAGCAGTGAAGACAGCTCCCTGGAACCAGACCTGGCAGAGATGAGCCTGGATGACAGCAGCCTGGCCCTGGGTGCAGAGGCCAGCACCTTTGGTGGATTCCCTGAGAGCCCTCCACCCTGTCCTTCCTCGGTTGGCTCCAGAGGACCTTCCACCTTCCTTCCTGAGCCCCCAGATACTTATGAGGAAGATGCTGGTGTGTACTTTTCAGAAGGACCTGAGCCTCCCACAGCCTCTGCAGACCACCCTGGTCTGCTGCCTGGGGAGGTCTGTACCCGAGATGACCTCCCTTCCACAGACGACAGTGGCAGTGGGCTACACAAAACCAAAGAAGCAGCTCCTGCAGTTGGAGAGGAGGATGACGACTACCAAGCATATTACCTGAATGCCCAGGATGGGGCTGGAGGCGAGGAGGAGAAGGCGGAGGGCGGGACTGGGGAGGAGCATGACCTGTTTGCTGGTTTGAAGCCACTGGAACAGGAGAGCCGAATGGAGGTGAGGGGCTGAAGAAGAGAGGGACTGTGGGGTGTTCTTTTCAAATGACTAAGAGGGGCCCCATGGATCTGGCCGGAAGTGTCCAGATCGTTAGCATGACTTTACATTCTGTAGGGTATCATAACCTCCTGGTCCACGGTTGCCCTCTCTAGTGGGTACTTCTCAGCTGTTGTGTCAGTGTGCTACTTCAGAGTCCTCAGTGGTCGCTTGCTGTCCTTAGAGTAAAACTGAAGGTCCCTGGTGTGGCCTGTGGGCTCCACCCTGTCTGATCTTTGCCAGCCTCTCCAGTGTTATTTGACTTTGTCTTTCCTCCTCTCTGTACTTCACTTATTCCTGGGGTTTGCCATGCTCCCTCCTGCTTACATACTTGTACAGATTGGCCTTTCTGCCTGGAACAATCTTCTCACCAGGCTTGGTTAGCTCTCAGAGACCGTAAAGTTCTGAGAGATAGGGGCACAAGATTGGTGAACTTAGAATCCCTCCCTGCCACGTGTGGTGGCAGATGCCTCTTatcacagcactctggaggctgacgTAGGAGAATCTCAAGTTAGAGGCTAGcttgagttacatagtgagaccctgcctcaaataaaacAGACCTTGTCTTCTTAGAAGTCTTtctcttgctgggcagtggtgacgcacgcctttaatcccagcacttgggaggcagaggcccagcctggtctacagagtgagttccagccagggctatacagagaaaccctgtctcgaaaaaccaaaaaaaaaaaaaaaagtctctctctTAGCTCCCCACAGCCTCTGCTGGCTTTCCTAGCCTAGTGTACCTGAGATAACCCCCACTTTCACAGATAAGCGTAGCAGTGCCCTTCTGTCCCAAGTCCCTATGAGTTATCCTATTCGTTTGCTCCCTCTTTTGGCCTTTTTCAGCAatacttgttatgccatgttgaATGATAGTGGTGTCTGTAACCAGACTGAATTCCTATGGTATGCTCAGGATCACCATGGCACCCAGTGCTTTAGGAATATTGTGCTATGTAATCAAGTATAATGTACTTCAAGCGAAGGCTTACAGTCTCGGTCCCGTATCCTGTAGGTGTTGTTTGCCTGCGCTGAGGCCCTGCATGCCCATGGCTACAGCAATGAGGCCTCCCGCCTCACTGTGGAGCTTGCCCAGGACCTGCTAGCCAACCCACCTGACCTCAAGGTAGAGCCGCCCCCTGCCAAGGTGAGAGAGAGCTCCTTCCTCTGCTTTCCGGGCCCCACTTATCCTTGCTCCTATTCCCCACCCCAAGTGAGAGCTTCCTTCTATCTCCACTGAGGTAAAACAGTCTCATTTGTCCAACTCTTTGCACTTCCCATGTAGGGCAAGAAAAACAAGGTGTCCACAAGCCGTCAGACCTGGGTGGCTACCAACACTCTGACCAAAGCAGCCTTCCTGTTGACAGTGCTTAGTGAGCGCCCTGAGCACCACAGCCTGGCCTTCCGAGTTGGCATGTTTGCGCTGGAGCTACAGCGGCCTCCTGCTTCAACCAAGgccttggaggtcagagggtcATTTGTCTTCTCCTTAATCATTTCAGAGTCTTATGCCTTGATCTCCATGGAGGTATAGGAGGTCTGAGTGCTTCCTGTACTCTCAGGTAAAATTGGCATATCAGGAATCTGAGGTAGCTGCTCTGCTCAAGAAGATCCCTCGGGGCCCCAGTGAAATGAGTACCATTCGATGCCGGGCAGAAGAACTTCGGGAGGGTACACTGTGTGACTATCGGCCTGTCTTGCCCCTCATGTTGGCCAGTTTCATCTTTGATGTTCTCTGTGCTCCAGGTATAATGCCCTACAGTAAGTGGAGAACTTGGGGGATAGgggagggtttttgttgttgttttgttttgtttttaaaggaaaactaaGTTCTAAGGTTCTATCAGAGTCATCTTTAGGACCCACCAGGCAGCTTCCTGGGTAGGTCTTGGATGATGACAGTCTTAGATTCCTTTGCAGTTTTTTCTGAGGTACTTTGGTTTGCTTGACTTAACCCAATTTCCATCTAGTGGTTTCTCTCACGGGTTCCCGGCCCCCAAGTCGAAACTGGACTAACGAGATGCCTGGAGATGAGGAGCTAGGATTTGAAGCAGCAGTTGCTGCCTTGGGTACGTGTCTTGTCTTGACCACGTTCATGAACAAAGCCTGGTCCAGGCCTTGAGCTGTGATGGGAAAGTCAAGATGACATGTGGGAAGCAACGGGCCATCGCTTATTACACAGTCAGTATCTAGAGAGGGTCTGGAACTGCTCAGCAGCTAACAGCACTTACTGCTGTTGTAAAGGATCCCAGGTTAGCTCCCAGGACCCTCAGGATAGCTAACTATAAGTAATCCCAATTTCCAAGGGATGCAGTGACCTCTTCTGCCTTCCATGGGCACATTaagcacatggtacacacatgcatgtaagcgaaacacatacatacataaaaataactaaaacttaaatgtgtgtatgtgttacatGTGGTGGGTGTTTTAAAGGACAGCAAATCAAAAATCTAAAGGAAGGCCTCAGGGAGGTTACCGATTATGTAATGTTGACTAAAAGATCGGGAAGCTATAGAGAGGAAATTGTCAGGCACACACTCAGTTCTAAGACCAGATATGATAgttatgcctataatcccagtacttgggaagtggaggcagtaGGATCAGTAGTTCATTTTCAtacttggctacatagcaagtttgaggccagcctgtgctacatgagatcttgcctcaaaaacatcatcatcaacaacaacaaaagcaagcaaTCAAACAAGACATTAGATGAGCCTGGTGTgtaagacacacctttaattccagtggaATAGAACAACAGGTTGCAAAGGTCTTGAAAGGGTTGGATGTAGGCAGTGGGGACTTTTTCTCATGAACTGGTAGCTGGCCCTGGCTTGTGTGTTTTTGGTGTCGTTGGAGCTATAAACACTAATCCCCAAGAGGCCTTCCTCACAGGCATGAAGACAACAGTGAGTGAGGCAGAACATCCCCTCCTATGTGAAGGCACACGTCGGGAGAAGGGTGACCTGGCCTTAGCACTCATGATCACCTACAAGGATGACCAGGCCAAGCTCAAGAAGGTAAGGGACTGAGATACTGGGGTTTTGCCAGGCAGCGAGTGAGCAAAATGTTACAATCTTTCTCACAAGTTTCCAGTACAATGACCAAAGTACTGGTCTGTGTGTAGGAGGTAAGTAGGGAATTTTGGAGACTTCTCATAAAGAACAAGAGACCAATGGTTCTTATAGGTGTGCTTGGGCatgaggtggaagaagagaagcagagagcaTAAAGTCAATGAGTCATTTATTTCAATGTGTATTGACTATCAGTGTGTTCAGTCCTCAGGTAAGTGTTACGGAAGATTCCAAGACATGGAAGCTGGGAGGTTATCCTGTAGTTACAGCTGGGGAAGACTTTCTGAGGAGGTAGCATTAGGCTGcttcaagaagaaaggaagataacAAAATTCAGGAAATAAAGGACGTCATGTTACTGCTTGTCTCTTCTCCAGATCCTAGACAAACTCTTGGACCGAGAAAGCCAGACACATAAGCCACAGACCCTGAGTTCTTTCTACTCATCCAGCCGGCCGGCCACAGCCAACCAGAGATCTCCTTCAAAGCACGGGGCCCCATCTGCTCCCGGGGCCCTGCAGCCACTGACTTCAAGCTCTGCAGGGCCTGCTCAGCCAGGGAATGTGGCAGGGGCTGGGCCAGGTCCCACTgagggcttcacagagaagaaTGTACCCGGTGAGGTGGGGGAACTGGGTAGGGCGGGTAGGTGGTCCAGTCAGGTTGTGCCCTTTCCTGGGCTCACCCCAGTGTTCTATCTTCTCCTTCAGAAAGTTCCCCACATTCCCCCTGTGAAGGTCTCCCACCTGAGGCAGCTTTGACTCCACGGCCGGAGGGGAAGGTTCCTAGCCGCCTAGCACTTGGCAGTCGTGGAGGTTATAATGGTCGAGGTTGGGGCTCTCCAGGGCGGcccaaaaagaaacacacaggtaCAACAGTCTATGGGAAGGCATGGAGGGAATGCTAGTCCTGGAGGCTGGAGACTGACTTCATTTTGGGGGTACTAGGCATGGCCAGCATTGACAGCAGTGCCCCTGAAACCACATCGGACAGCTCTCCTACCTTAAGCCGACGGCCACTTCGAGGGGGCTGGGCCCCTACTTCTTGGGGTCGAGGACAAGACAGTGACAGCATTAGCAGCTCTTCCTCAGACTCTCTGGGCTCTTCATCCTCCAGTGGAAGCCGCCGGGCTAGTGCCAGTGGAGGGGCCCGGGCAAAGACAGTTGACGTTGGCAGGTCAGTACGGAGAAAGACCCGTCCTTACAACCATATTCCTAGTGTGACCCAACTGTTGTCCCCCAACAGCCTTACTTACCCTGGTCCCACCTAACCTAGTTGGACTCCATTCTGAAGGGACTCCAACCCTGTCCATACCCCATTGCTCCGTCAGGTGTTACAAAGGCCGCCGCCCTGAGAGTCATGCCCCCCACGTACCCAATCAGCCGTCAGAGGCAGCTGCACACTTCTACTTCGAATTGGCGAAGACAGTTCTGATCAAGGCAGGGGGCAACAGCAGCACCTCCATTTTCACACATCCATCTTCCTCAGGAGGCCACCAGGGTCCTCACCGCAACCTGCACCTTTGCGCCTTTGAGATTGGGCTTTATGCCCTAGGCCTGCATAACTTTGTTTCTCCTAACTGGCTCTCTCGTACCTATTCTTCCCATGTATCCTGGATTACAGGTAAATCCAATGTCATGATTTGCATACAGGATGGAGGTGACTAGGAAGGCTGTGTCTTGGTGACATTGCTGATCTGATGAAAGATCTCATCCCCAGACCTCCAGAGGTGCCCACTGTGCTCCTTGTTCTTCTCTCTGAAGGGCAGGCCATGGAGATTGGCAGTGCAGCCTTGACTATACTGGTAGAATGCTGGGATGGGCACCTGACACCCCCTGAGGTTGCATCGCTGGCCGACAGAGCGTCACGGGCACGAGACTCCAACATGGTGAGGGCAGCGGCAGAGCTGGCTCTAAGCTGCCTGCCTCATGCCCACGCACTGAACCCCAATGAGATTCAGCGGGCCTTGGTGCAGTGCAAGGAACAGGTACTTCCAGATTTCAGCCCTCCGGGCATGGGGGAACATCACCGAACATTTTTCCTctaaaaatgtgtttgtgtgtgtgtacgtgtgtgtacatgaTGGAGTGGGGGTATGTGCCACATTGtatgcggaggtcagaggacagcttgttcAAGTTTGTTCTCTCCTTATACCATGTGGatcctaggaatcaaactcaagttgtcagacttggcagcctgccctccctcctcctctccctcgcTCTCTTCCAAGAGGTCTAAGTTTCTATGCGGAGCTTGAACTTACAATTCGGCTTCAGCTTTCTGAGTAGCTGGGACATCTATTATTTGCGGGTTAGGGACCTTCCCTTGATTCCGTCAGATGCAGGAGTTTATGAAGAATCTAATTTTTTCTCTCATTGTAACATTTCACATATTGCAGGTTGAGTATCTGTTAGGTTCAAGATTAGAAGTGTTTTGGATTTTAGGTTTTCAGAGTATTTTCTTAAACCTGAGTGATCTTGGGGATGGGACCCAAAACTaggtttgaaatttttatttcatatgttaaTTACGTACACATCCTAGAGATAATCTTGTGTCTCTTGGCCTCTTTctcgtgtatgtatgtatgtatgtatgcatgcataggAATTGGATCCAGGGCCTCATGCAGACCAGGCAACCAACTGACTTAGTCTCCAGCCTTGTTTGTGCACGAAGGCATATTTCATGGTATTTTCCTCTTGAGGTATCAATGAGCCTTGCCATTCAAaaagtttctgattttagtgtttTCCATTTTCAAATTAGGAATACATACTATGTGTTGtattctattgtgtgtgtgtgtgtgtgtgtgtgtgtgtgtgtgtgtgtgtgtatgcatgcatgcgttCTGCTATAATCCTAAAGCTAGGATCAATTCCATCACAACACACAAGCAAATAGAAGGCTGACTACTCAGGGCTCAGGCTGATTCCTGAGTATGATGAGCTTTGGGTGTGCACGAGGGAACAATTATTTGTTTGGTGCCTGTGTGAAGTTCTCACTGCTGTTAGTCAGTGAGTCAGTCAGTGCTTTGCCCTCTGATGCCCCTCAACCAGTCCTCCTTCCTGGGTAGGGCCTCTCCCCCTAATGCTTTGCTCCTTTCCAGGATAACCTGATGTTGGAGAAGGCCTGCATGGCCGTGGAAGAGGCAGCCAAGGGTGGGGGCGTATACCCTGAAGTGCTGTTTGAGGTTGCTCATCAGTGGTTCTGGCTTTATGAGGAGACAGCAGGCGGCTCGTCCACAGCTCGTGAAGGGGCTACAAGCTGTAGTGGCAGTGGGATGAGGGCCGCTGGGGAGGCTGGGCGGGGACTCCCTGAGGGTAGGGGTGCCCCAGGGACTGAACCTGTTACAGTGGCTGCGGCAGCAGTGACAGCAGCAGCCACAGTGGTTCCGGTCATCTCAGTGGGGTCCAGTTTATATCCAGGTCCAGGACTGGGGCATGGCCACTCCCCTGGCCTGCACCCCTACActgctctccagccccacttgccCTGCAGCCCTCAGTACCTCACCCACCCAGCTCACCCTGCCCACCCTATGCCTCATATGCCCCGGCCTGCCGTCTTCCCTGTGCCCAGCTCTGCATACCCACAGGTGAGTCTGGTGTTTCACAGATGGTGTGAGGCATGTGGAGAACACTAGTTCATAGGGTTGCAGTACTTTGGGTGTGTACTAGGGCTGTCCAGGAGCCCTGGTAAGGTGGTGGGAAATGGGAGACCAAGGCAACTAAGTAAGAAATGTAAGAATGCCTGTTTGTTACCTAACCAGGCTTAGTATCTGCTCTCCTTTTGCCATCTACTATAGGGTGTGCATCCTGCATTCCTGGGGGCGCAATACCCTTACTCAGTGACTCCTCCCTCGCTTGCTGCCACAGCTGTATCTTTCCCTGTCCCTTCCATGGCTCCCATCACAGTCCATCCTTACCACACAGAACCAGGGCTCCCACTGCCCACCAGTGTGGCCTGTGAGTTTCGGGGACAGGGAGCAGGTGAATGGAGGGGAGGTGCGCTGaacatgggagggagggagggcatctCCTGCACCTCTTCTCTCACATGGCTTTCCATCTCCCCTCAGTGAGCAGTGTCCATCCAGCATCTACGTTTCCAGCCATCCAGGGTGCCTCACTGCCTGCTCTGACCACACAGCCCAGCCCTCTGGTAAGCGGGGGTTTTCCACCACCCGAAGAGGAGACACACAGTCAACCGGTCAATCCACATAGCCTGCACCATCTGCATGCTGCTTACCGTGTTGGTAAGAAGTCCCTTTCTGTACTCCTACCTACAGCTGAGTGAAGTGAGGGGCTCTTCATTTGTTTACTGTGGGTCAGGTACCAGGATGGGGGAGAAGGTGAAGGGTATATATCCGATTGTGTGCCCATCTGTGTTTCCTAGGGATGCTGGCACTGGAGATGCTAGGTCGCCGGGCACACAACGATCACCCCAACAACTTTTCCCGCTCCCCCCCTTACACTGATGATGTCAAATGGTTGCTGGGGCTGGCAGCAAAGCTGGGTAACACCTCCCCTCCTCAGGACCATTGTCCCCctgtttcccttcccttcctatcCCAGACCTCCTTCCTAGCTCTTACTCAGAGTTGAGGCCT comes from the Mus musculus strain C57BL/6J chromosome 14, GRCm38.p6 C57BL/6J genome and includes:
- the Zswim8 gene encoding zinc finger SWIM domain-containing protein 8 isoform 2 (isoform 2 is encoded by transcript variant 2), which gives rise to MELMFAEWEDGERFSFEDSDRFEEDSLCSFISEAESLCQNWRGWRKQSAGPNSPTGGGGGGGSGGTRTRDGLVIPLVELSAKQVAFHIPFEVVEKVYPPVPEQLQLRIAFWSFPENEEDIRLYSCLANGSADEFQRGDQLFRMRAVKDPLQIGFHLSATVVPPQMVPPKGAYNVAVMFDRCRVTSCSCTCGAGAKWCTHVVALCLFRIHNASAVCLRAPVSESLSRLQRDQLQKFAQYLISELPQQILPTAQRLLDELLSSQSTAINTVCGAPDPTAGPSASDQSTWYLDESTLTDNIKKTLHKFCGPSPVVFSDVNSMYLSSTEPPAAAEWACLLRPLRGREPEGVWNLLSIVREMFKRRDSNAAPLLEILTDQCLTYEQITGWWYSVRTSASHSSASGHTGRSNGQSEVAAHACASMCDEMVTLWRLAVLDPALSPQRRRELCAQLRQWQLKVIENVKRGQHKKTLERLFPGFRPAVEACYFNWEEAYPLPGVTYSGTDRKLALCWARALPARPGASRSGGLEESRPRPLPTEPAVRPKEPGAKRKGLGEGISSQRGPRRLSAEGGDKALHKMGPSGGKAKVLGGTGSGGKSSAGSGSKRRLSSEDSSLEPDLAEMSLDDSSLALGAEASTFGGFPESPPPCPSSVGSRGPSTFLPEPPDTYEEDAGVYFSEGPEPPTASADHPGLLPGEVCTRDDLPSTDDSGSGLHKTKEAAPAVGEEDDDYQAYYLNAQDGAGGEEEKAEGGTGEEHDLFAGLKPLEQESRMEVLFACAEALHAHGYSNEASRLTVELAQDLLANPPDLKGKKNKVSTSRQTWVATNTLTKAAFLLTVLSERPEHHSLAFRVGMFALELQRPPASTKALEVKLAYQESEVAALLKKIPRGPSEMSTIRCRAEELREGTLCDYRPVLPLMLASFIFDVLCAPVVSLTGSRPPSRNWTNEMPGDEELGFEAAVAALGMKTTVSEAEHPLLCEGTRREKGDLALALMITYKDDQAKLKKILDKLLDRESQTHKPQTLSSFYSSSRPATANQRSPSKHGAPSAPGALQPLTSSSAGPAQPGNVAGAGPGPTEGFTEKNVPESSPHSPCEGLPPEAALTPRPEGKVPSRLALGSRGGYNGRGWGSPGRPKKKHTGMASIDSSAPETTSDSSPTLSRRPLRGGWAPTSWGRGQDSDSISSSSSDSLGSSSSSGSRRASASGGARAKTVDVGRCYKGRRPESHAPHVPNQPSEAAAHFYFELAKTVLIKAGGNSSTSIFTHPSSSGGHQGPHRNLHLCAFEIGLYALGLHNFVSPNWLSRTYSSHVSWITGQAMEIGSAALTILVECWDGHLTPPEVASLADRASRARDSNMVRAAAELALSCLPHAHALNPNEIQRALVQCKEQDNLMLEKACMAVEEAAKGGGVYPEVLFEVAHQWFWLYEETAGGSSTAREGATSCSGSGMRAAGEAGRGLPEGRGAPGTEPVTVAAAAVTAAATVVPVISVGSSLYPGPGLGHGHSPGLHPYTALQPHLPCSPQYLTHPAHPAHPMPHMPRPAVFPVPSSAYPQGVHPAFLGAQYPYSVTPPSLAATAVSFPVPSMAPITVHPYHTEPGLPLPTSVALSSVHPASTFPAIQGASLPALTTQPSPLVSGGFPPPEEETHSQPVNPHSLHHLHAAYRVGMLALEMLGRRAHNDHPNNFSRSPPYTDDVKWLLGLAAKLGVNYVHQFCVGAAKGVLSPFVLQEIVMETLQRLNPIHAHNHLRAPAFHQLVQRCQQAYMQYIHHRLIHLTPADYDDFVNAIRSARSAFCLTPMGMMQFNDILQNLKRSKQTKELWQRVSLEITTFSP